The following is a genomic window from Bacillus carboniphilus.
CCATGTATCCTATGTGGTTATAGAAAATGACCTAACTGACTCTGATACACAAGAAATGCGCAGGTTAGGACTCAACCTGTCTGCTGTAGAACTTGATGATTTATGTAGCTATCTCACAAGTAAAACGAAAGGGGGCATAGATGATGTATTTAACAGAAACTAGAAGTTTCGATGTTATAAAAGCCCAGTATCGGTATAAGTTAAAAGCTTATATGGGATCGTTTACTTCTCTTATTTTGGTACAGTTACTAGCTATGTTGTTTTCAATTGGTGGCAGCAGTCAGATGGGTGGTTCCAGTTCAACCGGAATCTCTTACGATATAAGTGTTTACTCTGGTAATCTTGTTTTAGCTTTCACATTCATGTGGATTTTCATCACAGCTATTACGGTTACCACCAAGCCGTACCGTTACGATGATTTTGCCTTTATTTCGAATAGACAAACCAGTAATCTGTCCAATATTTTATTCCTAGTAACGGCTAGCTTTATTGGCGGGGCATCAGCCGTTTTGTCAGGCTACCTTTTAAAAGTAATAATGCTTTTTTACTACGGAAGTGAGAACATCATTCAATCGTACAATTCTACACCCTTTGATGTCATAGGAGGGATTGTTGGAGCCTCCTTTTACCTTATTTTAATTGGAAGTTTAGGCTACCTAGTGGGTATGCTGACACAGCTACACAGTCTATTTAAATGGGTCCTTCCTGCTTTATTTCTTGGATTCCTTTTCCTTGGAGATCGGATCAATGGATTTGAGGGAGTAATTGAATTCATTAACCGTGTATTTGTATCTGAAGAAATGCTTCTCGTATTTATATTAAAAGTCATTTTGTTCTCTGGTTGTTTGTTTCTAGTTACCATGTGGATGACAAATAGAATGGAGGTAAGAAAATGAATATACTCGCTTTAATACCTCTTCTCATAATCATTATTATATTGGTTGGATTTAATTCTATTAACAAGAAACCACAGGCAAAACCAAAATATGTGAAAAGAAGAAAAAAGAATTTACTAGTCAGTGGATACGCTGCTCTTTTAGTTGTGGCCTTTGTTGCTTATCATTTTCTTCCACTAGATCGTTCAGATTTAAAAGAAATGGAAGATGACAGTCAAATTCGTGAGATGGATAAAGTATACGGCCAATTTTACAAGTCTTTACATCAAGGTAAAATCAATGAAATGAAAGATAAACATCCATATGAAAAGTGGGAATTTAACGTGGATGACCCTACCATTGGCTTCAGAAGTAACAACATGGAAGCCTACGTAAATATTTTTATTGAAAAGAGTGCCGAGCTTGAAGGGAAGATGGAGGTAATCTATTTTAAAACACCTACAATCATTAACGGAATAGACTTTACCGATAAAATTAAAGGATACCAAATGGATTACTTAGATGGTGAGTTGCTTGTTAAAGTACCCCATTCCAATGAATTGAAGCTAGCTAAATTCGGTAATGAATTTACTATCGAACAATTCTCAGGTGGAATCAGTTCGAGGTTCGGAACGCCAGAACAGAGAGTCATGGGTGATCATTTAATCTATGTGAAATTACCACAAGATGTACAAATAATGAAGAATGATGGGAACTTTACCATTCAAGAAGTGAAACAGAAGTAAGGGGTAAAAGAGTTTGTTATACTATTAAATAGGAAAAGTTTGGTTGCTGTAGCCGTTTTGATTTTCTAAAAGCGGGTTGCAGCACCTTTTTTTACAATTATGTGAAGGGAGGCCCATCTTGGATACAATCTTCATATTCGCATCAATCATTTTAGTGGCTTCCATCTTACAAACGAGTACCGGCTTCGGTTTTCCATCATGGCCACACCCTTTTTATTGATGATTTTTATCCCACAGGAAGCCATTCAAATAAATATTGTATTATCTTTGTTCATTTCGATACTTCTCATTCGCAAAATTAAGAATGACATTGATTTTTCAGTCCTTAAAAGATTTATTATTGGGAGCATGGTAGGGGTACCCTTTGGTGTTTTATTATATTTTTCAATCAATCTTAGTACATTCAAATTAGTGGTTAGTCTCATTTTATTGAGTCTAACGCTCTTGTTAATGTTCCAAGTAAGAGTTAAAGCTACACCTGGTAGAGATTTTATAGTCGGAGGGATTTCAGGACTGCTCACATCTAGCATAGGTATGCCCGGGCCACCACTTTTATTATATTTTACGGGGACAGATACGAATAAAGGGAAGGTCCGCTCCACTACGTTGGCTTTTTATCTTTTTATTTATCTGGTGAGTCTAGTGACACAAATCATCACGACCGGTACAACAAATACGGTATGGATTTCAAGTACATACGTGCTGCCTGTTGTTTTACTCGGTTTACTGGTTGGCCAAGTCCTATATAAATGGTTAAACCAGCGGTTTTTTCGCTTATTTACTTACATACTCTTGGGGAGTACAGGGATGTATCTTTTGGTTGATAGTTTGATCTCGCTTTGACTTTTACTGGAAACCTTTTACCATTTGAAACGTAGGTAAGCTAGGGGGGATTGGATGGATTATCAATTTAGGGAACTTTTCGTGTATTTAGCCATATTGTTTATACCCTATATTATTGCTGACATTTTGTTGCGGAAAAAAACAGGGGTTAAAATGAGATGGGTACAAAACAACTTTAAAGACCGAAATCGGTTCTTTTTAACAGTTGACGTGATTGTGATGGTTTTTTCTTTACTCGCAACTGTTAACTTGACTATTAAGTATCCAGGTACACCGCCATTTATGATTATTATATTTTTTCTCGTATCATCTCTGCTACAAGGGTTGGAGCAATGGCTTTATAAACGAGAAAAGCAAGAGCATTTACACACTTGGTTGGCTTCGGGGGTGATTTTTGCTTCGCTTGTGGCTATGGGGGTTGTGTTTTTATAAAATGTGATATAAGAAATGCAAAGGTCATCTGAGAAAATTAGAGAAGAAGGAGCGAGAATTTGAAACAGTTGGACGTACTTGAACAATTATTCGAAGCAAACCGCAACGAGGAAAATGCGGTACAGATGGAAAAATATTTGAAGGACCACTTTCCGTTCTTCGGGATCAAAACACCATTGAGAAGAGAGTTAACCAAACAGTTTTTTCGCGAAACGGGAATTTTAAAGGAGCCTTTTCAACATGAATTCGTTCTGGAATTGTGGGGAAAGAATGAGCGAGAATTTCAGGCTGTTGCCCTGGACTATATAAGTTACTATAAGAAAAAATTGGGTAAAGCGGACCTGTCTTTAATGGAGACATTGATTACAACGAAGTCCTGGTGGGATACTATCGACATGCTAGCGCAGCATGGGGTGGGTAAAATTGCAATGGACTCACCGGAAGTTATTCCTGAAACCATTGAAGGCTGGGCTTATGGTGAAAGCATGTGGTTGCGCCGGACAGCGATTCTTTTTCAGTTGAAGTATAAGGAAAAGACGGATGAGAATTTGTTATATCGATACATAGTTGAAAATGCAGGGAGCAAGGAGTTCTTTATTCAAAAAGCGATTGGTTGGGCGTTGCGGGAGTATTCGAAAACGAACGCGGCGTCTGTGAGTAAATTTATAGAAGAGAATTCGCTTCCTAACTTGAGTGTTCGGGAAGGGAGTAAATATTTGGGGAAGTAGGTCTGTGGAGTAGCTGCTTTTTTTGTTTAGAGTCGGAGGGGGAAACTTGGGTGGTGTGGATGTGAAGAGTTGGAAGAATCCAATATTGTTGATTTCTGGGGTCGGGATATCTTATTTGGGGAATTGGATTTATTTGATAGCCCTGAATATAGCCGTTTTGAATTTGACAGGTTCGGCTGCAGCGATTGCAGGGTTGTTTATCATTCGACCGATTGCTACTTTAATTACAAATTTTTGGTCTGGTAGTGTCATTGATCGAGTGAATAAGAGAAGGTTATTGATATTTATAGATTTGATCCGGGGTCTCTTAGTTTTTCTGATTCCTTTTATGGAATCTATTTGGAAGATTTACTTTATCCTGTTACTGATCAATATGGTTGGGTCATTTTTTGGACCTGCCTCTAATGTATACATAACAAAATTGATTCCACCGGAGAATCGAAAACGATTTAATTCGATTATGAGTATGACTAGTTCGGGTGCTTTCCTCTTGGGACCAGCTATTGCAGGAACCCTTATCATGTTCGTGGATACTGACTTGTGTATTTTTATCAACGCCGTTACTTTTATTGTTTGTGCCTTTTTCATATATCTACTTCCAAATGTTGATGAAGAGAAAAAAGCTGTCCGGGAAAAAATTAGTTTTCAAACACTCGTTGCTGATTGGCAGGTAGTTAGAGAATTCATTATTAAAGCGAAGTTTTTCATCATGGTGTATTTATTGTTCCAAACGGCTACTTTAATTGGCTTTGCTCTAGATTCACAAGAGGTAACGTTTATTAAGCAGGTTTTAGATTTATCCGATCAGAAATACGGATTGATTGTTAGTATTACAGGGGTTGGGGCAATTCTTGGAGCATTTGTTGCGGCACTTATTGCTAAGAAAGTCCCTTTAAAATTGTACGTGGGAGCTGGAATGTTTCTGACATCCATCGGATATATATTATTCTATTCCTCCTTTAATTTTCTCACAGCTACTCTAGCCTTTGTCTTTCTAGGCTTTTTTATGGCATTCGCTAACGCTGGATACGCTACATTTTTTCAGACACAAGTTCCTGAAGCCATCATGGGCCGGTTTGGAAGTTTAGCAGATATGGTTCAGGGAATAATTCAAATTGTACTTACACTTATTTTAGGATTTTTTGCCGAAGTCTTTTCTTTACAGCTGATCTGTATTTTATTTTCCATAGTCAGTATTCTTTTTGCACTAAGTCTATTACTATATATCCTTCTGCCTTCAAACGCGGTCTATTTTCATGAAAGCTCAGGAGAAGGTGTAGAAGGCTAAAGGGATTGGGTAAACTTGGAAAAATTATGATATAGTGGAGGAAAGAAATGAAAACGGTAAAAGAGGGGACTTTATGTTTTTTATCTTGCTAACTACTAGCTTAATTTTATCGATAACAGGTGGCGTTTTACTAGGTAAAGGGGAGCAGCCCATTGGGATTGGATTGTTAGTATCTGGTGTTCTACTATTCTTTATTTCTGCTTATTATTATCACCGTAAGAAAAAAGGGCGGAAGAGCGACTGTTTGCCAGATTGCTATATCTTTGATTGTGATGATCCGTTTGATTGTGATGGACCGGACTGTGGACCGAATTGTAACTAATATGTGGAAAGATATAATCAGTTTACAATTCATACCTTGTCATCGGAGAAAAGAACGGTCTCTTGTTATTGGGGATTTTCAGTTTCCTATATGCTATCGTTGTATGTTTATCTTGGTGGGATATTTATTACTGCCTTTGTTATTTTTACTGAACATTCCTTTATATTGTGGCATTTTTTTACAGTTTCCTATGCTGATTGATGGTTTTACTCAGGCTAAGAAATGGAGGCTCAGCAACAACCTTTTAAGAAGTATAACAGGTTTAATGGCTGGGTTTGGTCAATCGGTAATAATTAAAGCTGCAGTGAGTTTTTTAGTTGGATTCATTATTAGCTAAATGAGGTTGATGAAAAAGGACTGGGTCACTAGTGCTTTTTTATTGTTTAAAGAATTATAAAATCGCCTATTGTAAATAAATTTAATTGTATGTGTCTCCGGCCAGCTCCAGCGCCTAGCCCCTCGAGGTCACAAGCCAATCCGTCATGAAGGTTAAAGAGCAACCTTCCTGCCGGCTCGTCTTGTGCTTGTCGGGGCTGTTCGAGGCGCTTGCGCATTTGTTTCTTTGAATTACGTAATTTTTGTTATAAACTTAATCCAACGTTTTATTTTGGAAAAGGTTGGTGTGTGAATGGCGTACCTATTATTAGTGGTCGGCTTTGCCTTGTTAATTAAAGGGGCTGACTTTTTTGTGGAAGGTTCATCTCGAATTGCTCGAACACTGCATGTTTCGCCGCTACTAATTGGATTAACGATTGTTGCGTTTGGTACGAGTGCTCCAGAGGCTACGGTTAGTATTGTGGCAGCCTTAGAAGGAAGTGCTGGGGTGGCTGTTGGTAACGTGGTAGGGAGTAATATATTTAACATTACACTAGTGGTCGGATTAACAGCTATTCTTAACCCACTTAAGGTCGAAAACGAAACGATTCGAAAGGAAATTCCATTTACATTGTTGGCAAGTATCGCCTTACTCGTACTGGTTAGTGACATTGCTCTCCAAGGATTGAGCGGTAATGTCATAACTCGAAGTGATGGATTTATCTTTTTACTGTTCTTTCTCATCTTCCTTTATTACATATTTGAAGTGGCCATGAACAATCGCGACAAAGCGAAAGAAGAGAGTGTTCCTAGTGAACGGCCATCTTGGGGTAAAAATATAGCACTAACTGTCGGAGGTTTGCTGGCCATCATCTTAGGTGGACATTTTGTAGTGGACAGCGCAACTGAAATCGCGATTTCTTTTGGTATGAGTGAAACTCTAGTGGGGCTAACAATTGTTGCTATCGGAACGTCACTTCCTGAGCTGGTTACGTCTATAACAGCATCTATTAAAAAGGAAAGTGAAATTGCACTTGGGAACATCGTAGGAAGTAATATCTTTAATATCTTATTTGTGCTTGGGACAGCATCTTCGATTTCCCCACTTGGTGTCGAAGGGAAAATTGTCGTAGACATCATGCTGCTCATCCTTCTAACGATACTTCTCTTGATCTTCTCTAGAACAAAATACACGATAGGGAAGATAGAAGGACTCATCCTTGCTAGTGCCTATGTGTTGTACATGATCTATATCATAATGAGGAATTAAAATTTCTAATGAAAAGCTGCTTCTGCTTGAAAAGGGACCAGGGCAGCTTTTTCATTTGAGAAATCAACTTCTCGAAAATATTCTGCAGTGCTTGATTCCTAACTAGCTACCATAATAATATTATGTTAACTGCTAAGTAGTAATAAAGGATTTTACAAATTTACTGTCGAATAATCATTCCTAGGTATATATACATGGTGATGTTCCACTTTACATATATTGATTTAGGTCTTTTTAGCTATTCGAGTTATTTTAAGGGGGATGGGGATGAAGATAGAGGAAGCGAAGTTAAAAATTGAAACTAAAATGAAGGGATTGGTGGAGGCTGACCCACATATAAAGAATGCATATCTATTGGTTCATTCAGATAATAGAAAGATTCATTGGAATATGGCTTATGGACAGACTGGAAATTTCAAATCAACACCTGAACAACCTTACCATACTGCAAGTATTGCAAAAAGCTTTACTTCTATCTTAATCGCGATACTAGAGAGGGAAGGAAAGGTTCGCTATGATGATCCCATATCGAAGTATCTTCCAGAAAGTATTGTAAAAGATCTTCATCTTTTTAAAGGAACAGACTATTCGAATGAAATACGTGTTGAACATTTAGTGAGTAATCGTTCTGGCTTGCCTGACTTTTATGAAGACAAACCAAAAGAAGGACCAACATTTCAAGATATGTTACTAAATGAACCAGATAAAGCGTGGACCCCTCATGAAACAATCCAATGGTCTAAGGAAAAACTGACTCCAAAGTTTGTGCCAGGCAAGAAAGTACACTATACGAACACAGGTTTCAACTTGCTAGGACTCATCATTGAGAAAGTCACTACCAAGGCCTATCATGAAGTCCTTCATGAGTACATATTTAACCCACTGAAAATGAAAGAATCGTACCTACTTAGTTATTCAAAGCCTGCATACCGAAGTGATCATCCTATTGCAACAGTTAATCTAAAATCGCAGGATATCCTAGTAGAAGAACACCGTAGTTTAATGAGTAACTTTGCAGGTGGGCAAACGGCCAGTACGTCAGAAGATTTACTAATCTTTATGAAAGCGCTTGTTAACAATCAACTCATACCTCAGAACTCACTTGATAAAATGATGGATTGGAAAAAGTTATGGGTGGGTGTTGATTATGGGTATGGCCTGATGAGAGTTCGTATGTTTCCAAAAAAATATAATGTATGGGGGCATCTAGGCTCAATTGGTTCTTTCATGCTCTATAATCCAACGCTGGATGTCTATATCATAGGTAATTTTAATAAATCTGGTTACTTAACAAAAAGTATGAGATTCATATATAACATTCTTCAAACCATTGATAAGATAAAAGAATAGTTTTGACTAGCACCACTTCTCACACTCTTGAGAAGTGGTTTTTATATGAATTCCTTCGATAAATAAAATATTTTTTCGTATAAGGTGTTGTTTATATGACATAAAATTTTATATAATCGAAGTATCTATTACGGAATATTTTATTTTTTTGATATTTTTCGTAAGCGCTTTCTATGTTTAAGAGTTTGGAGGAGAGTAGACATGGGTTCTTTAGAAGTGAAAATCGATCAATTATTTGACTCCTATTTAAATAAATCTTTTTTTACTGGTGGAGTTTGTTCGGTTCATTGGAAAGGAGAGCAACTCTTACAAAAGGCATATGGGAAGAGAAGTTCGATTACAAATGAACATGTTACGACAGATACCATTTTTGATTTAGCTAGCGTTACAAAGATTTTTACAGCTACGATTCTATTAAAAATGGTTACCGAAGGAAAGGTAACATTAGGAACAACTCTTAAGGATTGTTTACCTGAAGTGAGGGGTAATAAAATTCTTGAACCGATTTCAGTTCAACAACTTTTGACTCATTCATCCGGACTTACGGCTTGGTATCCTTTTTACACACATGTTCCGCAAGCTGACCTTTTAACTATTCTGGATTCAATTGAACTGAAGCATCAAGAGAATAAAGAAGTCGTCTATAGCGATTTAAATTATATTCTTTTAGGGGAAATCATCAAGCGGTATTTCAACATGAGTCTACAAGAAGTAATTAAGCAGGAACTCATAACTACACTCAGTCTTAACACTTTAACTTATGGCCCACTCCATTCCGAAAATGTAGCAGCTACTGAGTTTGGTAATCAAATAGAAATGGACATGTGCCGTACTAGAAACAAAGAATTCAACCATTGGCGTCCTACTAATCAACCCATTATAGGTGAAGTGAATGATGGAAATACCTACTATTACTTTAAAGGGCAATCCGGACACGCCGGACTATTTGGTACAGCAAATGATTTGGATCAATTATTACAACTTTACTTGAAAGGGGGAATGGCCAAAGGGGAGAAACTTATAGATGTGGCCTTAATCAATCAATCCTTACATAACATCGCAGAAAATAGAGGACTGGGCTGGCACAGCTCTGATCCATTCCCTGTAGGCTTTGGTCACACTGGTTTTACAGGAACTTCTATATGGATTGTTCCGGAAAAAGACCTACAGGTTGTGCTGCTTACAAATAGGTTACATGTTAATCAACCTGTCAACA
Proteins encoded in this region:
- a CDS encoding DUF4181 domain-containing protein, translating into MDYQFRELFVYLAILFIPYIIADILLRKKTGVKMRWVQNNFKDRNRFFLTVDVIVMVFSLLATVNLTIKYPGTPPFMIIIFFLVSSLLQGLEQWLYKREKQEHLHTWLASGVIFASLVAMGVVFL
- a CDS encoding DNA alkylation repair protein → MKQLDVLEQLFEANRNEENAVQMEKYLKDHFPFFGIKTPLRRELTKQFFRETGILKEPFQHEFVLELWGKNEREFQAVALDYISYYKKKLGKADLSLMETLITTKSWWDTIDMLAQHGVGKIAMDSPEVIPETIEGWAYGESMWLRRTAILFQLKYKEKTDENLLYRYIVENAGSKEFFIQKAIGWALREYSKTNAASVSKFIEENSLPNLSVREGSKYLGK
- a CDS encoding MFS transporter, whose protein sequence is MKSWKNPILLISGVGISYLGNWIYLIALNIAVLNLTGSAAAIAGLFIIRPIATLITNFWSGSVIDRVNKRRLLIFIDLIRGLLVFLIPFMESIWKIYFILLLINMVGSFFGPASNVYITKLIPPENRKRFNSIMSMTSSGAFLLGPAIAGTLIMFVDTDLCIFINAVTFIVCAFFIYLLPNVDEEKKAVREKISFQTLVADWQVVREFIIKAKFFIMVYLLFQTATLIGFALDSQEVTFIKQVLDLSDQKYGLIVSITGVGAILGAFVAALIAKKVPLKLYVGAGMFLTSIGYILFYSSFNFLTATLAFVFLGFFMAFANAGYATFFQTQVPEAIMGRFGSLADMVQGIIQIVLTLILGFFAEVFSLQLICILFSIVSILFALSLLLYILLPSNAVYFHESSGEGVEG
- a CDS encoding DUF2085 domain-containing protein, which produces MWKDIISLQFIPCHRRKERSLVIGDFQFPICYRCMFILVGYLLLPLLFLLNIPLYCGIFLQFPMLIDGFTQAKKWRLSNNLLRSITGLMAGFGQSVIIKAAVSFLVGFIIS
- a CDS encoding calcium/sodium antiporter; the encoded protein is MAYLLLVVGFALLIKGADFFVEGSSRIARTLHVSPLLIGLTIVAFGTSAPEATVSIVAALEGSAGVAVGNVVGSNIFNITLVVGLTAILNPLKVENETIRKEIPFTLLASIALLVLVSDIALQGLSGNVITRSDGFIFLLFFLIFLYYIFEVAMNNRDKAKEESVPSERPSWGKNIALTVGGLLAIILGGHFVVDSATEIAISFGMSETLVGLTIVAIGTSLPELVTSITASIKKESEIALGNIVGSNIFNILFVLGTASSISPLGVEGKIVVDIMLLILLTILLLIFSRTKYTIGKIEGLILASAYVLYMIYIIMRN
- a CDS encoding serine hydrolase domain-containing protein is translated as MKIEEAKLKIETKMKGLVEADPHIKNAYLLVHSDNRKIHWNMAYGQTGNFKSTPEQPYHTASIAKSFTSILIAILEREGKVRYDDPISKYLPESIVKDLHLFKGTDYSNEIRVEHLVSNRSGLPDFYEDKPKEGPTFQDMLLNEPDKAWTPHETIQWSKEKLTPKFVPGKKVHYTNTGFNLLGLIIEKVTTKAYHEVLHEYIFNPLKMKESYLLSYSKPAYRSDHPIATVNLKSQDILVEEHRSLMSNFAGGQTASTSEDLLIFMKALVNNQLIPQNSLDKMMDWKKLWVGVDYGYGLMRVRMFPKKYNVWGHLGSIGSFMLYNPTLDVYIIGNFNKSGYLTKSMRFIYNILQTIDKIKE
- a CDS encoding serine hydrolase domain-containing protein: MGSLEVKIDQLFDSYLNKSFFTGGVCSVHWKGEQLLQKAYGKRSSITNEHVTTDTIFDLASVTKIFTATILLKMVTEGKVTLGTTLKDCLPEVRGNKILEPISVQQLLTHSSGLTAWYPFYTHVPQADLLTILDSIELKHQENKEVVYSDLNYILLGEIIKRYFNMSLQEVIKQELITTLSLNTLTYGPLHSENVAATEFGNQIEMDMCRTRNKEFNHWRPTNQPIIGEVNDGNTYYYFKGQSGHAGLFGTANDLDQLLQLYLKGGMAKGEKLIDVALINQSLHNIAENRGLGWHSSDPFPVGFGHTGFTGTSIWIVPEKDLQVVLLTNRLHVNQPVNINPFRKELHEEILSYISGIQREDI